One window from the genome of Podospora pseudocomata strain CBS 415.72m chromosome 1 map unlocalized CBS415.72m_1.2, whole genome shotgun sequence encodes:
- the OSH6_3 gene encoding Oxysterol-binding protein OBPa (EggNog:ENOG503NUQ2; COG:T), whose translation MLERITNFMCHPEMLLPIPQIDDPVERFLGVVKFYLSGWHIRPPGVKKPLNPILGEIFSCYWDFPDNTRAYYISEQTSHHPPKSSYFYMVPGHHIRVDGTLKPRSKFLGNSAASMMEGIAILTLQNRGKDPTKGERYILTQPNMYARGILFGKMKYELGDHSYVRCPETGLVADIEFKTKGWVSGTYNAIGGTVKNEETGEVLYELSGLWSEEMFLRNVKTGHKEMFFNATKSKHSPPLSRPLEEQEERESQRLWAKTAQAVKERNHELATDEKTKIEETQREEAALRANEGVEWHPRLFRRVRGGPGGSEEGEEDLEWIINAQIDGKTPEKQAAQIMAIYPIIPGQKCEKRIVIPPRASFSEPRPQTAHSNDSNLINLNNDGPSADDSRAPALTPTLPTKISEDSMSTKASSVSLEQTQGEKPPLDPNHRSTAEIQTMLAATGDKAKAGPLIDFHDDMKKALPANPKRADTEDSQDDVFVDAQG comes from the exons ATGCTGGAAAGGATCACAAA CTTTATGTGCCATCCCGAAATGCTGCTGCCGATTCCTCAGATTGACGATCCGGTCGAAAGATTTTTAGGCGTCGTCAAATTCTACCTGAGCGGCTGGCACATTCGCCCTCC TGGTGTCAAGAAGCCTTTGAATCCCATTCTGGGCGAGATTTTCTCGTGCTACTGGGACTTCCCCGACAACACCAGAGCGTACTACATTTCCGAACAAACctctcaccatcctccaaAGTCGAGCTACTTTTATATGGTACCTGGTCACCACATTCGGGTGGATGGGACGCTAAAACCCAGGAGCAAATTCCTGGGTAACTCCGCCGCTAGCATGATGGAAGGCATTGCTATCTTGACCCTCCAAAATCGCGGCAAGGATCCTACCAAGGGAGAAAGATA CATCCTCACCCAGCCGAACATGTACGCAAGAGGTATTCTCTTTGGTAAAATGAAATATGAGCTGGGAGATCACAGTTATGTGAGATGTCCAGAGACCGGCCTTGTTGCCGACATTGAGTTCAAAACCAAGGGCTGGGTCAGCGGCACGTATAATGCCATTGGTGGAACGGTGAAAAATGAGGAAACGGGCGAGGTGCTCTATGAGCTTTCAGGACTGTGGAGCGAAGAGATGTTTCTCAGAAACGTCAAG ACTGGCCACAAGGAGATGTTCTTCAACGCCACGAAGTCAAAGCATAGTCCCCCTCTGAGCCGACCGCTtgaggaacaagaagaacGAGAATCTCAAAGGTTGTGGGCTAAGACTGCCCAAGCAGTCAAAGAACGTAACCATGAGCTGGCAACCGACGAAAAGACGAAAATCGAGGAGACCCAGCGCGAAGAGGCTGCTTTGAGAGCAAATGAGGGTGTCGAATGGCACCCCAGACTGTTTAGGAGAGTTAGAGGCGGTCCTGGCGGATccgaggaaggcgaggaagatctCGAGTGGATTATCAATGCTCAAAT AGACGGAAAGACACCAGAGAAGCAGGCAGCTCAGATCATGGCCATCTATCCAATCATCCCAGGCCAAAAATGTGAGAAAAGGATCGTGATACCACCAAGAGCATCATTTTCTGAGCCACGCCCTCAGACAGCCCACAGCAATGACAGCAATCTCATCAATCTCAACAATGACGGACCATCAGCCGATGACAGCAGAGCACCGGCCCTGACCCCGACCCTACCAACCAAGATTTCGGAAGATTCTATGTCCACGAAAGCAAGCAGTGTTTCATTGGAACAAACTCAAGGGGAGAAGCCTCCCTTGGACCCCAACCATCGCAGTACAGCAGAGATTCAGACAATGTTGGCTGCAACAGGCGACAAGGCTAAGGCCGGGCCGCTAATTGACTTCCACGACGACATGAAGAAGGCCTTGCCTGCGAATCCCAAGCGAGCCGACACAGAAGACTCACAAGATGACGTCTTTGTTGACGCCCAGGGGTAA